In the genome of Trypanosoma brucei gambiense DAL972 chromosome 4, complete sequence, the window TCCTtcacttttccctcttccagCGGATTGCGCGTttgaaaagtgaaaattaCGTGTTTCGTGGGCACAAAGGGCACAAAGAATTCCCGCTTGAAACTAAGTCGGCGGAGTAGCTGAACGTAGCCAACGGTAGCCTGGACGGGGGGAAAGTTAGTCATCTCACACATTTGGTCACTGGAAACGACATCCGCTACTCGACACCGAAGCATCGTACATGCAACCCCACTGGGCAATCAAAACAACTAATTAATtgcaacaaaaccaaaactaGAGCCGCAATCCAAAACAAatcagtaataataataattatgattattattatcaatGCAGGaatttctgctttttttcttagtgGGGAGTTACCGCATAGAAGATCGGGTGAGATGGGATGAAGGACGACGGTAAAATACAAAGACGGTAACTAATGAACACAACAAGTtaaccagaaaaaaaaatctgtcATTATGGAGTGGCTATGCACGTAGGTGCCCGCTCGCGGTCCGTTAGGACACGGGGGACGAGGGAAACATGCACgcgtatgttttttttcttgtgtatgACAGACCGATGCGTCGGTGAAAACTTTGCGAATATTGTGACCTCACCTATTAGACTCAGTACTTTGTACGCATGTTGAACATGACGGGCCTCTTTGGCCGCAACTGCGAATCCATTTCCCCTTCAAGCGCTCCATCTGCTACCGCTCGCTTCCCATTAACTACACACTGAGGGCAGCCGCCACCCCGCACTACACGTTTCTCAACACTCATTTGATACGAATGGCTGCAAATGGCGCACTTCCACCATACCGGCTGCACGTGACCAATTCCAATAATTGCCGGATACATGTGCATTGGATTGAGTTCATCATGCCATTCTGCTGCGATGTCCGGTGCAGCCGTTGCAAGTCGTGTTGGGAGGTGGAAACGCTTCGCTACGAACATTTCTACCCGTTTGCGGTTGGCTATTCGAATGTGCGATGCTTTGAAGCGCAGTTGGTTAGCGCTCAGGGGAAAATGTGCTATGGAAGGTCCAAAGTGCCGCATCAATAACTGCTATCTAAGTAAGTATTAACCGAGATGAGAAGTAAATTAAAGGACGGGAAATAGATGATACAGGGTACAGACTAAAAGagcttcctttcttccctttttttatttttcatttataaAGCACACAACCACTGCAACATTGTgtaatgaggaggaaaacaagtgATACAACGATACCATTCGCGGTTAAATTTTCGCGACACCATGAAGGCAGTGGtaactttttgttgttgttgtcgtgcCACATACCAAACAAGAAAGACAGTAAATGTTCCGGCATTTTGGGGATTTAACATTCACCATGTGGCCCCCAtccttcctctctctctctctcatacacatacacacacatacacacgtaTAAAAAGCAGAGAAAGAATCAAATACCTCCCCTTTCCCATTTAAATGCACAGACAGACAGAGAGATATATATGATAATGTGTCATTTCCCACGGAGGCGGTGCAGAAATCGCACAAAACACTCGCAATGCAGCGCATTACATGACCGCATGGGAGCGTAGACGAGTCCCAACAAGTTCTGTACTGAGTATCAGTTAACGGATACTCTCTTCTTCAAGtttattcccttttcattttattttgcatCTTTTACACACATGTACGCTAGGCAACTGCGCCAATACAGGCGGTTTCATGTGGCGGCGCCAAGAAGTAACACAATCTGCCCTCCATCAGCCTCTCccccacgaaaaaaaaaagaaaaagtgccACGAAAGTTTGTGCCCAAATAGCTCAGGGTTAAGCTGCAGTGTATGTATTGGCGTCATTTAACAAAGCAAATGGCGGTCGAGAggagaaaatacaaaacaaaaagaaacaaaacaaaggcatGTGCTATCGCACAAATCGAAAGTAAATGGacttacaaagaaaaaaatgaagagtgagcaaacaagaaaaactaTGTTACTTCTTTCATCAGGTACCGTTCCCCCCCTGGATTGTCGGCCCCCTGCTTTTCAGTTCGCACTTCCTTTAACCCAAGAGTTATTCTGAGTCACTACTCAGGTCAATCACTTCTTTGGCGTTTGCCCTGTCCGAACTTTTGTAACCACTTTGACACCACCTTCGTATAGTTGCTTGAGTAGTGGCAGCAACCGATGGCGGTTTCCTGCTATGAGGTCGGCCACGCTTACGGATCTGAGTTACGCTACCGAGCCTACAAACTGTGCTCATGACACGCTCCGGTTGAATATTCATCTCCTTACACACCACTTCGTTGCGTGCATTCTCCACCAAGTTCGGTAAAGAACCACTTTCATTTCTATTGTGCGTATCCTCCGATGCGGTGCtctcctcatcctccacaTCCACACATTCGGGTCCTTTGCGGCTCTCACAGGTGTTTGCAGAACTCAACTCCTTACTTGGCTCCGCGTTCAAGCTCCGCCCAATGGCAAAAGGGTTCCGCTGCTTTTCAGTTTTGATGGACTCTTCTTGTTTAGCATCTCCAggctgtgtgcgtgtttcgGGACTGTCCACTGAAGATGCCCTTGCCAAGAGCCGACAGATGGGCTGCATGTTGGAGTAGCGGGTGCGAAGCCGGGGGGCCTTTTCAGCAAATAAGGACTCGTGTTGCACGAACGCTTCTTTTGACACCGTTGGCACCACGAGGGCGGGATTCACAAATTCCACAAAGTCAATCAGTTCGGAAAAGCAACAGTGTTCACTGTAGGGAATGTTCAGAAGCGACACGCGCTCATTGATTTTCTGTCTGGAAACCTTCGCAGCCCACCCGGTGGGATTCACGAAGAGGACGCCATCAAATTGCTTTAAATCCACCCTTTCGTTTCCCCACAGACTAACTGTTTCATCACCGGTATCGGCTGCTCCACCATCTATTGCGGTGCCTTTTCCATGCCTTCTTCTCACTGGTCTGCCGAACGCTGGAGCCAGAGCACTGTACGTTGTTAAGGACAATGGGACGAGAAACAGGGCTAACGAGTATTTCACCCCACCGGTCATCGAGTCGGGGGCCACATGGTCAGAAGACATTTCACCAGCAGTTTTTGATGTTGAAATCTCCGAGTCGACGGGTAGCTTTACCTCACATGTTGTGAATCGGCCTGTGCATTCCCCGCCACTTTCCCCGTTTCCTCCCATACGATAACCAAGATAGATGTCTTGGGGTTCCTTCATATGGTGTGGCGTAAAGCGCTCGGGAAAATAATCTAGTTGCCTCATGGCCTCGTACCTCTCCGGGGTCACGTATATTGGGGCGTACGCAGGCGCCCCATCGCCAGATTTCTTTGAGGGAAAGTTCTCCTGAACTGAGAGAGCAATAATCTCCTTTCCAATGAAGTAGGATCCCACCATCACAGCTACTGAGACCGTCtgcccctcctcctttgttTGCATGTGCTCTTGGCTCTGGGAGTAACTTAGCCGGCGTTCGCATTCCATGATCATGTCTAATACCTCCTTATTTACTGTTTGAAAAATCGCGGCTCGGTCCGGAAACGTGAACTGCGGTTGGCAGTATGTATTATCAAGGAAGAGCACATCGACGTTTCCCATACTCTTCAGCACAGGGTTGCTCCTGAGGTCCGGTTCCCAGCACCTGTGTTTGATGCTCAAAGCGGGGACAGCGGGTGAGCTGAAGCGAAAATCACCCGTGTGGAGAATCGTGCCGAAGTCTGCCGATCGAAAGAGAAACATAACTGCACCAGGACAGTGATTAGCGGGTATCAATTCCACTGAGAAACAACCTTCGCCACACTCTGCTCgtccttcctccttccccaccAGATCACCATTgcggagggagaaaatataCGTCACCGCAAGGTCCAAGCATTCCACACAGGACCTCCGAACGCCCAGCTTCCAGCACAAAACATTCCCTGTGGCGCGGCTAGCGTAAATAGTTCCGTGCGACCACTTCTCAGTAATACCGCTGTAATGATCCGAATGGAAGTgcgagagaaaaaacaacccGCGAAACGACTCTCCAGCGGGCCCTAACCCCGAAGACGCGCCGTCACCGTCCGCTCGGCACGATTTCAAGTATCTGCGTGTGTGAACAAACGCATCAACAAGGATAGCAACCGACGCGTTCCGGTACACCTCTCTGGTGAGCATGTACTTTTTGAGAGTGTCTGGCATATCATCACCAGTGCGAGTCACCTTACCTGCAGCTCCACCTGCCATCTCTCGTGTACGAGGTCGATGACACCTTCTCGGCCCCTCCTATCCTTTGAAACAAATGCAGAGCAGTTACAGCACCGGAATTAACGGGTAGGACCACAGTAAAAATTGAATCTGAAGCAATGAAGGAATTAGAACCAAAAGGGGCAGCTGTGTCAAAGTGCACTCCTTCAACGACGACCGCAAAGAACAGGCACCTCATCTCCCTGGGGAAAGCGGGTGGGAGCTGGGAGAACGGGTGTGTGAAGAGAAGGGATTGTAAACCGAAGGATGAACGCACCGGCAACAGCCAAGGTAGTCGAAGcaactaaacaaaaaaaatatgtgtaCACTATTCACtccacttccctccttcccggGTCTGTGATGATGAACCACACCTGCCAGTTGCTTGGTCACGCGTGTTTCCATCTGCCATACCCCTCGTCAAGAACGCTGTCCTCCGTTAACGCTGGTGGCTCCATGGCTCCAATTAGTCGCATGAGGGCGTCGTAAAGGGGATCCTGCAAATCAATCAGCCTCCCCAAAATTGCACAGGCCACGCCCACCGCAACCCCAAGGGCGATGAAGTCGGGGACAAACATTGCCAACTGCGGTACAAGCCTATACATCACCAAACctgcaataacaaaaacgagGAGGCTTATGACAAGAATAAACGTCCTCACAAACTTCCTGAAGAGGACTCGAGGCGTAACGAGTATGATGTTTTGATTGAGCAAATGCACTCGAACATCAGACGACTGGGAATATTCTAGCAACGCTGCGACAGAAATAAGAAACCCCATGACTGCGCACGCCACGACAACCAGCGTTTTGTAGCACGCCTTTTCGGTACGAGGTCCAGCGGAGACTTCCTCATCCATGGTCACTGTTTCCTCCACCACCTCTCGAAGCATTGTCACGACCTTTTCAACGTATGACCCACTAGTTCTCACACCATGCTCTAGATCCTCTAATGAATGATAACAATGAAAGCCCAACGCTACGAGCACCGCCAGTGTGCCACCAAACCGGGAGTGAGTGACATTGGCGACTAAACTATACAGGATACATATATCCAACCACCAGAGCGAGAACAAAGGAATAAGTCGCAGCGACCCCCACTTTGTCGTGTGGTTCATCTTATACACCACGAATGAAACTGCGGTAGTGATGCAGATAATGTAACTGACTGCGCAAGAGTCAATGATGGCAGGTATCCAAACCGTCAAGAGGAAGAACATTAACCAAATGAGAAGCAACTCCACCACATGGACGCTCACAACCAGCGCCAATACGGAGAGATACACCATAAAAAAGAGGACTATGCACTTGCTAATGCCATTCGTTGTTTCCCTGACGGATGAAGCAGAAGACGTTGACGCAGTCCACCCAGCTCGCTTCGATGGACCGAAGGTATAATTCACCATAGCGTACCATACCACTGAGGTAAGGAGTAAACTCCACGAACTGTATTGACGAAGGCCATCCCCGTACATCATTGTGTATGCCTCACACAATGAACGAAATATCATTATCGTCATGATATACCAACGCAAGGCTGCGTGAGCGCTCCTTCGGGCGTCTCGCCCCGAACGGTAAACAAACGCCAGTATTACCGCTGGTAACATACGCTTTACAAAAGACATTGCGTACGCCTTTAAAATTTGCACCTGAATAAGAAAGTGTGGATTAGCGTACTTCAGACGCGGGTCGAAGCCGGTCTGCTCAAACCCACGAAATCCTGTAAGCACGAAATGCGCAATGGAATCGCTACTGGAAAGTTCGCATGCCGCTTCCTCCTTCAGAATTACCATCCCCTCGCAGGCTAGCATTAAGCACATGATGGCTACAGGCCACcttctgctgttgctgtctACTCCACTCTCCTGCACAAGGTGGTATAAAACATCGCGGCCGGTTTTAACATACGTGAACATGGCGAGTGCTGACAGTGCCACACCGTAAAGTGTCAGACACAAGCGCTCGTTGAGTGTCATCAACTCCAGCCGCCGCTGGTACTCGACGGACCACACAATTTCTGTTCCGAAGGAACTGTGCATGGTAACAGCCAGCCATGCAATCACCGGATTTTCTCGTATCGAGGCGAGAAAGAAGGCCCCAAAGAGTGCAAAGATTTGAAAGTACCGGGGAAGGTACTCGAGTGAGCGATAAATACTGCCGAGGTGCTGATGACTTCCAGTGGAGATACCGCCGTCTGACATGGTAGTTCTCCCGGACGTTCCAAAGAGTTTCTTTGAGTAGGTGTTCTATGTTGGCGAGCTGGCCGCCTGTCGTGCAAGCATTGAAAGTGGcccaaacaaaagaaagatgataggaggaaaagagatgccacaaacgaaaaggaaCAAGTGTGGTAAAATGTaccaaacacaaaagaaggaacacGCGCCTGAATATGGATtaataaagaaaggagggagatGTGAACAACTCCACGCGTTATGTATCTGTGACTTTTGGTACGCAGGTGTTCTTCCAACAGACAGAACACAGGAGGGGGCAAGTGTGATTAAgaggaacgaaaaaaaaagtgtgccGAAAGCTAAAGGAGAACTGCCACCATTTCTTCTCTGCCTTtacccctccccccaaaTCCACACACTCAAGTGCCGCGTAAATAGGCGCCACACTCTGGAGTTCCTTAGGGTTTGAAAAAGATTACTATTGCTTACCTTAAGCGGCGTACTTATCCTCTGCCTCCATTCCCTACCAAAAGTGCGCATGCAGACCCGAAACATGGTGGCATAGGGAACATAGCGCTAAGACCTTCTGGGGAAATGGTTTCATGAGCTCGACCCACTCATCTTTGGCCACATTACGAGTCTCCACCAGCCTCAGCACTTGTGGTGGGGGTGTGTGATGAGTTGACGTGCGTCTTTTCTGCTTCACTTGAGCCCCCCTTGGGTTCTGTGCATGGTTCTATAATGACgcccttctcctcccacgGTTTCTCCGCCAAATCGTTCGGTTTGAATGGCGTACACACAAGTTCCTTTATGATGCAACGCAGTTCCTCCAGTTTTGCGTTGTTTTCCTCGTCATTCGGGTTCATGAACTTGCGTCCCAGGCAGACGTTGAGGGCACGTTTGAACTTCCGTATGAGTTCCAGTGTACCGAATGTTGCACGGAACATAATCCACTCATCCACCACCGCCAAATTTAGGTCGTCGCGGTAAGTGACAGGCATGCTGCTGGTGCCCATTAAAAGAATGGTCCATAGTGACACATTGGTGAGATCCCGCACGAGCAGCCGTTCGGATTCCGATGA includes:
- a CDS encoding T. brucei spp.-specific protein → MRCIASVLCDFCTASVGNDTLSYISLCLSVHLNGKGEVFDSFSAFYTCVCVCMCMRERERKDGGHMVNVKSPKCRNIYCLSCLVCGTTTTTKSYHCLHGVAKI